One segment of Rhipicephalus sanguineus isolate Rsan-2018 chromosome 6, BIME_Rsan_1.4, whole genome shotgun sequence DNA contains the following:
- the LOC119396239 gene encoding monocarboxylate transporter 12: MARSAASLKRDPRFGVDSRWSWVTAGFLSWVLCGALMGQQAAGVIFYGIIEAFGVTRQQASWPPVVSGSLLALGAPGMGYLCRRFSCRAVLLVCPLIASASACICFFANDVLFLVVAFGFVHGTAVSGVYVAVNVLVSQHFERRRTTACCMIFLMSGLNLIYVPPLTELLRSTYGLRGMLLLLGGIILNACPAVIVLRSPAWMKRPYVPPASNGVELARYKAATGGLHHPSAFQDESITPVEKSHVERNQPRTDLTEVRSVRNGIKQVILRTMHQESTKTAQFNNMDNEGFFSVLKPFATVAFAINAVSFTVVVFGLTTFFLLHVDMAVDRGVAPARAVLLLNAFAAGDLFLRPASGAVIDSGLLSLDTVMLMGYVIQGCAFELFVWLRSFPLMLVCSTLIGVSNGSRIALQAPSLTRDFGVESLPVLMGGLVFCQGIVHFTRPFLFGYYRDRQGSYNGIFHVVAVLNAALVFVWLVKVILRRRTTERKTHIATRL; this comes from the exons ATGGCGAGGAGTGCGGCGTCCCTGAAGCGGGACCCGAGGTTCGGGGTCGACTCCCGCTGGAGCTGGGTGACGGCGGGGTTCCTGAGCTGGGTGCTGTGCGGAGCCCTGATGGGTCAGCAGGCGGCGGGCGTCATATTCTACGGCATCATCGAAGCCTTCGGCGTCACCAGGCAGCAAGCTTCGTGGCCACCCGTCGTCAGTGGCAGCCTCCTCGCCTTAGGAG CCCCCGGCATGGGATACTTGTGCAGGCGTTTCTCGTGCCGGGCTGTGCTGCTCGTCTGCCCACTGATCGCCAGCGCTTCCGCCTGCATCTGCTTCTTCGCCAACGACGTCCTCTTCCTCGTCGTTGCCTTCGGCTTCGTTCACG GCACTGCGGTATCTGGCGTGTATGTCGCAGTAAACGTGCTGGTATCACAGCACTTTGAGAGGCGGAGGACGACCGCTTGCTGCATGATATTTCTGATGAGCGGCCTCAACCTGATCTACGTTCCGCCCCTCACCGAGCTGCTGCGTTCCACGTACGGTCTGCGAGGTATGCTCCTCCTTCTGGGCGGAATCATACTCAACGCCTGTCCCGCTGTCATCGTCCTCCGAAGCCCCGCATGGATGAAGCGACCATACGTACCTCCCGCCAGCAACGGCGTTGAACTCGCCAGGTACAAAGCAGCAACCGGAGGTTTGCATCACCCGAGCGCGTTCCAGGACGAAAGCATAACTCCAGTAGAAAAAAGTCATGTGGAGCGAAACCAACCAAGAACCGATCTGACTGAAGTTCGGAGTGTTCGAAATGGCATAAAACAGGTGATCTTGCGTACCATGCACCAAGAATCCACGAAGACTGCACAGTTCAACAATATGGACAACGAAGGCTTCTTTTCTGTCCTGAAGCCGTTCGCTACGGTTGCCTTCGCCATCAACGCTGTGTCGTTCACTGTAGTGGTGTTCGGACTAACGACGTTTTTTCTCCTTCACGTCGACATGGCCGTCGACAGAGGCGTCGCGCCCGCACGTGCTGTGCTTCTCCTGAACGCCTTCGCGGCCGGCGACCTCTTCTTGAGACCCGCGAGTGGCGCCGTGATCGACTCGGGACTGCTAAGCCTCGATACGGTGATGCTCATGGGTTACGTGATTCAGGGCTGCGCCTTCGAGCTCTTCGTGTGGCTCAGAAGCTTCCCGCTGATGCTGGTGTGTTCGACGCTGATAGGAGTCAGCAACGGAAGTCGCATCGCACTGCAGGCGCCGTCTCTCACGAGGGACTTCGGAGTCGAATCGCTGCCCGTCTTGATGGGCGGACTGGTGTTCTGCCAGGGCATTGTACATTTCACCAGGCCATTCTTGTTCG gttactACCGAGATCGCCAGGGGTCCTACAACGGGATTTTTCACGTTGTGGCTGTCTTAAATGCTGCCCTAGTATTCGTTTGGTTAGTGAAAGTTATCTTGAGAAGGCGGACAACGGAACGGAAAACGCATATCGCCACCAGGctttaa